The window CTACATTCCATAATGAATCTGAAGATATTCCTTTGCCATTGtaaatgttgatacttttttctataagtttgtcaaactagagatactttgacttcagacaaaagtTATTTGCAAactaaaaacggagggagtacaaaccCTATGGTGCCAATAATAGATTTTTTGAGAGCATCAAACTATCCTATGTAGACAATTTAAATGGTTAGAAAACATATATAATAGGCATTTTCAAAATACACCATATAAAGAAAAGTATTAATTAAGCCTACATCCGAAAGAAAAATTTAGAAATGATTAACAGGCGTGATAATAGCATATTTGAAATTTACATATTTTTCTGACTGATTTCCACATATGACATCTTTAATTTGAAGTTACGGTTAGAAAGATATGAATATTTCAAGGAGTACTTGAATCTGCCAAAAAAGGTTAAAAGAGACAGTAGATGGGCCGAAATTGCACATGGTGCAGCCCATCTACTAAGCGACGCTCGGGCGATGCAACTCCATTCTACGCGAACAAAAAtttagagagaaaaggagagataATTATAGCATGCGCATAAGAGCACATATTAGACATCTCTGTCGGAAACAATTAATCCGTATGTTAAGCGTGCGCATAAGGACATGCATAACGAATGTTAAGCGTTGCATGTCAACATTGATATTCTTAAAAACATCTTTATAGACACCATTTCTGGAAATCACCATTAAGCCATTGGTTTACATAAAGCTCACATGAGTACTTTAGTCTACATCATCGGTATGGTTTGGTTATTGTGCACTCGCCGAAATAGAGAGGATGATTATATGCCTGTGCTAACCTTTACCATATACATCCCCTATGGTGCCAATAATAGATTTTTTAGAGCATCAAACTATCCTATGTAGCCAATTTAAATGGGTAGAAAACATATATAATAAGCATTTTGAAAATACACCATATAAAGGAAAGTTTTAATTATGCGTACATCCTAAAAAAATTAGAAATAATTAACTTGTATGATAATAGCATATTTGAAATTTACATATTTTATTTTCGTATATAACATCTTTAATTTCAAGTTACGGTTTGAAAGATATGAATATTTCAAGAAGTACTTGAATCTGTCAAAAAAGGTTAAAAGAGACAGTAGATAGGCCGAAATTGCACATGGTGCAGGCCATCTACTAAGCGTCCCTCGGGCGATGCATCTACACTAACGAAAATTGAGAGAGAAAAAAGAGAAACGGGTGAGTAGCTAGGCTCAAACTTGGGTCTCCAGTCTGAGAGCTCTAGCCACTCAGGCATCCTTGTGCATGTGATAATAAAGAGCGTAACTGTATACGAACCAAAGGCGGCGGTTGATGTAGTAAACCGAACCGTTCTTCACCTATAAGTGGCGCTGGGTACAATATGTGACAATTTTGAAGGCAATTTTATGACGTATACCACCAGAAGCAATCACCACTTTATCTATACCTACTTTTTTTACTAAATAAATTACTgataaagcaaggtgcgtttcttcgatttttttcatccgttcaccgcCGAAAAGATTTTTCTTTTATTTAAGGTGTTACTAATTTTTTTTGCGTCCGTCTGTTCAAAAAGAATAATGGTTTGTCCAGAATTTCGTATCTGGGCCACTCGAGCTCTGGCCCAGTGAAACCAGCCCACTTAATTTACTGCCCATGTAGTGGGGCAAACACTATTTGCCGCTCTGTGCGCTATTTTGTTGGGGCTTCGCCCAGGGCGCCCAAGACTGGGTCggcttattttctttttttttctttacttattatttttctttttatttcatgtttattttttattttttcccattgattatgatttttttcttttttgaaaatacaaaaaaaatagaATTTCAATTTTGGTTAAATTTCCAAAAACTTTTCAGAAATTTAAAACAAATActttttgaaattatttttttggaattttatTTTTCTCGCTCCAAAAGTTGTTCAAAGTTTTTTTCCCCAAATTTTCTTGACCTTTTCAAAAAACAGTTacattttagaaaatgttcaaaattcaGAAAAAAATATTATACTactaaaatgttcacaaattgAAAATAATGTTCCGAGCTGAAGACCCATTTTCTAAAATTGTTCTGAATGTTGAAAACATGTCcctatttttaaaaaaaatcaccaaTTCAAAAAAATTAGTGATTTTATAAAAGGTTCATGTTTTCCAAAAAAGTTtgtaagtttcaaaaaatgttcccatTTCATAGTATCTACCCCATTGCAACgtacgggcatatgtgctagtcaTATTACAATAGATTATGATAGGATAGCCATGCACACGCGTGCGGTGTGGCCGCTCGCTCCTCCCGTGCCTTGCCGATTTCCATGATGGATGGATCCGGCGTCCAGCCAGCCTGCAGCGACAACCATCCACATATTATAACCCGGCAGAAAGCAGGCCCCACAGCGCCCACAGTTGCCCATGAAGCACGTACGCATGCGTGCATGCACGGTGCACTTGCTCGTGTTCCATGCCCACAGGCCACGTACGTACGTACAGTCGTCCATGCAACAGTGCTGCATTACTGCTAGCTACTCACGCATTAACTGATCGGATCTGTAAGGGCGACCAGCCAGAACGTAAAATAATACTCCTACATTAATTAAATGTGGTAAAAGATGACAACGGTTTGGTTAATTAATTGAAAAAGAAACGTAGGAATTTCTGTTAAACGGAGGTGAAACATGTTACAAACCTGGAACTCAGACAAAATTGGCGTGCGTGCACTGGAGCAGATATTtttgtgaacaatttttttaTTGCTCAGTAATAAGGAGTTACAATCACGTCGTACAATGTCAAGTACTTCCTCGGTCCCGATCCAAGCTATACCGCAGTTTGAACTTGTGCCCTCCTGAAGTTGGCCATAAAATGACTAGCTAGATTTTGACTATGTCGAATGTGAGTAATACAAGAACCATGTTTCTCTAGATTATCCTTTATCTCCTTGACTAGAAAAGCATATTTAAACCTATTTGTTTCACTAATCTGCATCATTCTTACGAAATAAACTAAGATTAAAAAGATTGATGTTACTACTGACCTTAGTGTACCTTTAATTACACGAGAGCGTACGTTCACATGCACCATGCATATGACGTTGCATGTGTCGGCCGTGCTCGACAGAAACGTGATGTGTTAGTTTCTTTATATCTTTTCTTGAGGGTGAGGTGTTACAGTTTCTAGTCGCAGGGCTTAGCTGGTGGCTCCGGACCCTGGCACGTCCCAGGCCCGTGGGATGGCGCGCGCATAAACTGGATCGTGGCGATCCTTTTTGGTTTCTGTGATGCTGCGGTtgtggagtaggagagaagacaGAGAAGACGCGCGAATTACGAGTTGGCGCCGGGTGATTGCGTTTCCCCATCCCCGTGTCTTCCTCTACCTCGTGCTCGCGTTGCGTTCATAAGAGAGCGAGAGAGTGGATCACTGCCGGAAACCAACGCTCTCCATCCCCGCAGTTGCTCACAGCCGGCGCCATGGACGCCGCGGAGAGCAACGACACCACCAAGCTGCAGACCCCGCTGCTGCTGccgacaccgccgccgccgatgGCCGGCAGTGACGGCGGGGAGCGGCGGCTGGAGAGCATCCTGGGCGACGGGTCGGCTCCGTGGGCGAGGAGGATGTGCGCGGCGACGGCGGTGGAGCTGCCGATGCTGGCGAGGCTGGCGGCGCCGGCCGTGCTGGTGTACATGATCAACTACCTCATGTCCATGTCGACCCAGATCTTCGCCGGCCACCTCGGCACGCTCGagctcgccgccgcctccctcggCAACACCGGCGTCCAGATGTTTGCCTACGGCCTCATGGTAAGTGCCACTACGTCTCTCAGTTAACCACGCTCAAACAGTTGATCGCCACTCTAATGTCGGTGCTCAGTACTGCTATTAGTCAGTGAGTCCGAGTGTTACTTCATGATCGGGAAAAAAAGAAAGTCCACCAGCAGAATCCACGTGCTGCCGACGAAACCGATCTTGTCTCGCGATCCGGCTCTGGGTTTCGGGGAGCCACGTACGTGTCAATCCATGTGCAGATTTTATTGTGTTCACCTACTAACTACTCCTATAATAATATGGATTCTATATTTGTAGCGTGTCGACGTTGCGTTACATCTGTCCATTTCTTCTTTGACGCGTGTGAATCTATACTTGTAGCAAGTCGTACGCGTGTGAATCTATATGGATTTTATATTTGGATCAAAAATATTCTATTGTATCACTCACTCTTTTTGTTGGAAATTCTTTCATCACTCACTCTTGTCATTCACTCCATTTATTGGTAATTCTTTCTGGTTGGCCCTATGTTGGTTTTGCACAGCTTGTGTATATTAGTTATTGCAACTATAGCGACTTATCCGCAACTCGAAATGATTTGCTGCTTTCAGATCCTATATACTTAAATAGATGATCCCCACCACTTCTATTTATCTTAACATGCATACATGTCACCTCATCACACATACCACCTTATCAACTTTACTGCTTTTATTTCTCTCAAGCATGCATGCATGGAAAACTAATTGTGTCAACATGCACGCATCACGTAAAGCCCAATATATATGTCAACATGCATAAGAAATATTACTTATAATAATCAAATACAATAAATCATATTTATTTTCAATATTTCGTGTCATATTCAAATTCAAGAGAAAAAAATTCACGTGTTCTCGCTGCAACATGTGGGGTATCATCTAGTTTTACTAGAGCAGCCACACTAGGCATCGTTTTGCTTTCTTTTAGGACATCCTTCTACTAGTTCTAATCATATAAATAATAGATAAAAAGATAAATATATAGATGGGTTACATGGAATTGATGAACTAGGCAACAAATGCAGCTTGGCATGGGGAGCGCGGTGGAGACATTGTGCGGGCAGGCATACGGCGCGAGCAAATTTGACATGTTGGGCATCTACATGCAACGCTCCACAGTCTTGCTCATGGCGACCGGCATCCCGCTCGCCGCCCTCTACGCCTTCTCCCGGCCCATCCTTATCCTGCTCGGCGAGTCACCGGAGATCGCCCGCGCCGCGGGCATCTTCGTGTACGGCCTCATCCCGCAGATCTTCGCCTATGCGGTCAACTTCCCCATCCAGAAGTTCATGCAGGCGCAAAGCATCATGGCCCCGAGTGCCTACATCTCCGCCGTGACGCTCGTCGCCCACGTCGTCCTTAGCTACCTCGCCGTCTACAAGTTTGGTCTGGGGATCTTGGGTGCCTCCCTCATTCTTAGCGCCAGCTGGTGGATCATCGTCATCGCGCAGTTCATCTACGTTGTCACCAGCAGCCGGTGCCAGCTCACGTGGACTGGGTTCTCCGTGAGGGCCTTCTCTGGCCTGCCCCAGTTTTTTCGGTTGTCCATTGCCTCCGCCGTCATGCTCTGTCTCGAGGCTTGGTACTTCCAGATACTCGTGCTCATTGCTGGCCTCCTCAAGAACCCTGAATTGTCGCTTGCATCGCTCTCCATCTGGTAATCACTTTCTTTAATGAAAACTTTTAACTACCAGATATGATTATGGGTATGTATATGTCTCAGCTTATAAATCTCATGTGCTTGTGTGTTTGCAGCATGACCATTTCAGGGTGGGCAATCATGATTTCTTTTGGATTCAACGCAGCAGCCAGGTAAAGTTACTAAGGTCTCTTTCTTTTAATTAGGTAAAAAGTTACTAAGGTTTCTTTTCATCAAAGGGAATTTCACTCAATCGTTATATCGAGCTAATAGAACCGCACTGCATGAATACCCGGCCTCAACATAACGTGATGCATGCAGCCAATTTGGCAGGAAAATTAACAACTTGGAGAAATATAATGTTTCAATGTGTGTTTATAACATGTACAGCGTGAGGGTCAGCAATGAGCTTGGAGCTGGAAACCCCAAGTCAGCAGCATTCTCAGTGGTGGTAGGGACGATGGTGTCCTTCACCTTGTCACTGATAATCTCGGTGGTCATCCTGCTCTGTCGTGACTATATCAGTTACATCTATGCTGACGGGGAGGACGTGGCAGCGGAGGTGTCCAAGCTGACGCCGCTGCTGGCACTAACCGTCATCCTCAACGGCATCCAACCCGTACTATCAGGTAAACATAAAACAATTTATAATTGGCTCGTTAATTGTGCGCTGCCATTGTGACACTGACATGGATGTTCATAATTAGGGATGGCCGTGGGATGCGGTTGGCAAGCGTTCGTCGCCTACGTTAACGTGGGATGCTACTATGTCGTCGGCGTCCCCTTGGGTTGCCTCCTTGGCTTCTACTTCGACCTCGGCGCGGCGGTAAGGCCTCAATCCGTGCAAGGCTCTTTATAACTTTACACCGCCTGCATGCATACCTTTTTTGATGAGTGGATGACACAAAATGTAGGGCATATGGTGTGGTATGATTGGAGGTACTTTCATGCAGACCGTCATCCTAGTGTGGGTTACCATCAGGACAAATTGGGACAGCGAGGTACGTACGTACGTTTGGGATTTACCTCGATTGTAATGAATCACTAGCTAGGTTTTAGTTATGGTACGTAACCATCTATACATAAGAAGTAAAAATAACCATGAGTTCATGATACAATGACAGAACAATAATATTAGGCTCAACAGGGCACACAGTAGTTAAAGATCATGATATACACAATTTTTTAACACAAACTAAAGAAGTACTGATAAATAAGTCATATATTACACAGTTAAACAACCAAATAACACCAGTGCACACTAATAAATTATATGTTTTATTATTTCTCAAGGGAAATTGGATTATAATCTAGTACTATAGATATAGTTCCCTACTTTAAGAGCTATCTTCTGTTCTGATTGCATTGCAGGTGGCCGAAGCAATGAAAAGATTACACAAGTGGGAAGACAAGAAACCTCTATTAGCTGTGGAGGAATGAAAGAAGGATTTAAATAAGAATTCCAGAGCTTCATAAGCTGGATTGGAAGGTATGTAATCCAAGATCATTTCGAGAAACGTCTTAGTAGTTCGTTGTCCAAACACATATCCGATGGTGGGCGTTTGGTCTTGTTTAATTCAGTGTTGAGTAGTGTCCCCATCTTTGTGATGTCCCTTTTCACATCCCGAAAGGGGTTCCAAAGTGGATAACTTTTTATTGGTCTCGCTTCTTTTGGCAGTTCGGCATAAATGAATATATCATTTAGCACGATGGGTGATTTGTCCCTAAGGACCATGGCAACCTCGGGATTCAAGAATCAGAAGTAGAGAATAAGTGACTATTGACTAAGTGTTTTTTTTTAAGTTGTTAATGAAGGTTGAGTTTGGTATAGTTGCTCTTGCGAAAAAATCTTTGGGTCAAAACCCAATTATATCGGTTAAGTTCCACCCAACGGACATACGTTTTGGAAGGGTCTACTGAGAGTTAAGCATGCATtatttcaatttggtatgtttgTTGTAGGGAATGAAGAATCAGTGAGATTTTTCAGAGGACAAATGGATTGGGGATGTGCTCCTTGTAGCTAGGGGATAATTAATACGTATTGTTCATTATAAGGATGCCACTGTAATTGTTGTTCTTGGAGTGGAAAACCCACTAGTTGACATTTTGTTGGGCTCTCCGTTTTAGCAGCATTTAGCGGAGTGCAATGATATCGTCCACAAGGCTGTGAAGATGCAACTAACTTAGGAGCATGAGTCATTTAAGTGGGACCTTCATACAATTGGGGTTATTCCTGTATACTCCATGTACTTTGCTTTAATGGATATACGGGTCAAGATTAAATCTAAGTGATTATGGTGCCTTAAATTACATCTAAGCATTAAGGTGTTCCTTAAGAACAACTTGTTTAAACGGGAAACACAAAGTAGCTTATGTTATGTATATGAAACTATCATCCAACGTCTTTTTTACTGTGGTTTGGCACGTATTGTATCATGCGTTGTTTTTACTTGGCTTCTAATATCACCTCACCTTGTATCATTTCACATATTTTTTGGCCTTGACAGCGGGAGGTAGATAAATCATTGAGACAACTTATTTTTTGTGTGGCAATAGCGATTATTTAGTCTATTTGGCTTTGGATAAATGGCATTATGTTTGACAAAAAGAAACTTTAATATTTGTGTAGCAGTTGGTTGCGGCATGGACGTTGCTACAAAATATGAGAGCCAGTGGAGCTTGGCGCCAAGAAACTTGAGTGGATTATTATGGAGTTTATAACCCTATTTGGATGGCGTGCAGGCTTCTTAGTATTTATAATAGTCTTGGTTGGCATGTTACATCCTTCTTTCCATGGATTATCCTGTGTTTTTGGTTTTCTCTCTTTCTGGCGAAGTCATTGTATAGCAACTTTATAATAAGTAATTCTATATGCATCTTTGATGCAGATCTCGTGGGTAATAAAAGAATTCGTCAGTTAAAAATAGGAAATATCAGAGATTTAAATTCTCGGTACATACTTTTCCCTATGTGGGTTATTTGGTTTGTGTAGGATAAAAATTCCGTAGGAAATTTTCCTACGGATTCCTTTGCACTACATTTCAAATGATGTTTTCCATACACTTAAACATCTTGCAAAGAATCATTTGCTTTTCGAGTAAGTAGCaaaaaaaactaccacatttgGGATAGGACTATAGAAAACTACCATTTTCTTTAATTTCTAATAAAACTGCCACTATTTTGATTGGTTGTTCCAAAAAACACTAGATGCTGAACGGTTAACTTTTAACCATGTTTATGAcatggctggccaacctgtcaacTTTGACTATTTGTTGACTATTTGTTTGACCATTTGTTGACTGTTTGTTTGACCGTTACTTACATGTAGGAAACACATGTAAGCTCTCTTTTCCTCCTATATATTATCTttcttctctccctctccttccttgaAATCTCTCTCTCCCGAGACATGGCCGGACACTCTCACGAGCGTCGCCGCTGCCGAGCCTACATCAAGCCACCACAGCCATGCCCATCGCCACCTCGCCTGGACTCAGCTGCCCCCTCCCGCACTCCCACCAGTCCGCCCCCTCCCCCACTCCCGCGCTAGCCCAGGTTAGCTCCGACGCGCGACAGCACATTCCTCTCCTGGACCATGGCAATATGGGCGACGCCGGCGAGACAGTCACCATCGTACCGCTTCTGCCTGAACCTTGGTATTGTGTCCTCGGTATCTTGGCTTCCGGAGCAGAGCAATAGTCACAAGGAGTAGCGGTAAGCAGCAACGACAAGAAGCGCAGCTGCGACAAGTAGCAACAGCGGGAAGGAGCAGCACCAGCGGCAAGCAGCAGGAAggagcagcaacaacaacaagcagCGGGAAGGAGCTGATCGGGCATGGCGTCACCCGTCGTGGCTACGGCGACCCTCGAGCTCCGCTGCACTGCGTGCCGCAGCTCCGTAACGGGGATATGCGGCAATCCCTTGGAGCTCGGCCGCGTCGCGTGCAGTGGCTTTGACGACGAGCTCGCCGGcagggacccgattgctttttaAGAAAGTTACACGGAACCTTTTATTTTTTTAGAGTTACAAGGAAATGATTGTATTTTGTAAAAAGTTACAGGGAAATGATTggtttttatatttttggaaggCAACGACATGTGGGCTTCACCTATCATTACGGTCAGCCTAACGGTCAAAGCTGACAAGTGGACCCAGTGTATCATAAACGTGATTAAAATTAACTAATATAGTCATTTGCGCAACATGGTAGTTTTTCAAAATAGCCAACCAAAATAGTGGTAGTTTTTTAAGAAATTAAAAATATGGTAGTCTTCTGTAACCCTAGCCCTAAAGGTGGTCGATTTTTGTTATTTACTCTTTACTTTTCGTGTGGTGCGGTTAACCAACCTTTATTATTAGTTCAGTCCTGTAGGATTCTTGTGGGCATGCCACTCTAATTCCATATTTTTTCTATTACTGTAATTTTTAATTGTGAACGTAGGGGGACTTCGAAACCTATGGTTGAACCGTCCAAACGGTCAGCAATGGGTGTAAAAGGCAATATTCATTATGCATTTTACTCTTGAAATTTCACActatatactactccctccgttccataatgtaaGACGTCTCTTAACACGAGtgtagtgtagtgtcaaaaaacgtaTTATACTATGTGACGGAGAGAGAGTACTTGCCATGATTCGATCTTGAAGGAAGTTGGTGTAAAATTTGCATCATGAGCTCTCACGATTGCAAAGGTGAACCCTGGTCAGTGCCCCTCTACTTCCTCTACCGCTGCCTACCTCCCACCGTCCCACCCACGTCACTCCTACCTCCCCTCCTCGGATTCTCCTTCAAACACAAGAGTCATCTTCCCATATGTAGCTAGATTTGAAAGTCCCCACCAAGATTTTGGTTACGGGGTGGTAAATTTGGTTACCAATGGGTAACTGCGTATGTATGTACCCCATGGTAAACATGTACTGAGCAAAAAATGTCGATTTTGTGTTAAATTTTCTGAGTTTAAACGGAAAATGCACAGTTGAATATAGTAGAAGCACTCGGAGACCTGATAACAAGTGATGGTGTAGTGGTATATTTGGGCCTTCCATATTAGTAGGTCAATAGGTCCTGGTTCGAGTCCCTCAACAACAGGGTGTAGAGGACTAGCACTGCTTCACAGCAATTTACTGAATAAGAGAAGTTCAATTCCAATTTATATCTAGATTAAGACATTTGAATTCAATTTATTTTTTGAAAAAGTTGAGCGGTATTTTCTGGTCTGGTAACCACGGTAACCGCCTTTCTCGTGTCCCATTGGTAGAAAAATTGTATTTGGTGGCCAAAACCTTGGGTACCACATGGGAATAAATGAAACATTGTTTCTTGTTCAAAATAGCATCAATAGTAATTCATTTTATTCTATCAGATCTAGATTACGACAAATAATGAACAAAGTGATCCGGAAAGTAGATGGTTTTGGACGTATCACCCATCTATGATATCAAGGGACTTGTTTTGATAGCCGGGAAAAAAAACACAGATGAGTTTTATAGCGTCATATATGATGTGCATTGTATCGCAAATGACAAGGAAGAACTTCCCTAAAGAAAAAGCCTTATGAATAAACCGGTTGCGAAACTTCGTCCTGGCAAGATCAGCAAGGCTGCGGCAGTAAAACCTAATCCAACAGAGGTGATCTACGCATGTAGATGATACACAGCCTCGTCGTGTGCAGGGGCTGGTCACCCAAACCCGCACCTGCACCCCGGTGTAGATTTCTTTCCACGCACACCATGACGCCGGGTAAATGGCACCCGTGGGTGAAATACACGCACCGCTTCCGTGGATCTCGACGCGGAGTGGACCGAGCGGGAGAAATTTTGTGGGAGTCCCGAATGCGGTTGGGCGAGGGAGAGAATGAGTGGACTGTGGGTTGTGCGGCTAAGGTTTTGTGACTTTCATTCACGACACTCATGCCCCTCATGGCATATACATATATAGCTTGCTATAGGAGGTTTTATCAATGTTTTCGATTTTCTCAAAATAAAAAAGGCCAACCAAAGGTTTGAAAATCCACCCATATGCATGATTGGTGAGGGGAAGAGTGTGGGGAGATGACGACATGATGGCAAATGAAATGTCATCATCCGGATGAAATGCTCCGGCAGCTAGCTATACCAGTCCAACTGCGTACTGATAAACTATCCTGCCATTCTTCTATATATATGTAGCTCATGGAAACATCGCCTGATTAATTGTTCTGTCCCACGACCAAGGTGCATCTTTTCTCCCCTCGATCGTCTACTACA is drawn from Aegilops tauschii subsp. strangulata cultivar AL8/78 chromosome 1, Aet v6.0, whole genome shotgun sequence and contains these coding sequences:
- the LOC109764672 gene encoding protein DETOXIFICATION 40 is translated as MDAAESNDTTKLQTPLLLPTPPPPMAGSDGGERRLESILGDGSAPWARRMCAATAVELPMLARLAAPAVLVYMINYLMSMSTQIFAGHLGTLELAAASLGNTGVQMFAYGLMLGMGSAVETLCGQAYGASKFDMLGIYMQRSTVLLMATGIPLAALYAFSRPILILLGESPEIARAAGIFVYGLIPQIFAYAVNFPIQKFMQAQSIMAPSAYISAVTLVAHVVLSYLAVYKFGLGILGASLILSASWWIIVIAQFIYVVTSSRCQLTWTGFSVRAFSGLPQFFRLSIASAVMLCLEAWYFQILVLIAGLLKNPELSLASLSICMTISGWAIMISFGFNAAASVRVSNELGAGNPKSAAFSVVVGTMVSFTLSLIISVVILLCRDYISYIYADGEDVAAEVSKLTPLLALTVILNGIQPVLSGMAVGCGWQAFVAYVNVGCYYVVGVPLGCLLGFYFDLGAAGIWCGMIGGTFMQTVILVWVTIRTNWDSEVAEAMKRLHKWEDKKPLLAVEE